A region of Fibrobacter succinogenes subsp. succinogenes S85 DNA encodes the following proteins:
- the serC gene encoding 3-phosphoserine/phosphohydroxythreonine transaminase has protein sequence MANKVYNFSAGPSVLPEQALKEASAACIDFENSGISILSMSHRSKPIENMFAQTEQYLRELMGIPEDYDIVFLGGGCSLLFCMLPMNFLDQNATADYALTGVWANKAYKEAKQFGNALAACDTKSETYSRIDKNLKLSDNATYLHVTANNTIYGTEWHNFPKPKSGFLMADVSSDFLARKINVSDFGVVYGGAQKNISCAGVTVTIIKKGLLGKVNRTIPTMLNFQTHIDAANMFNTPPVFAVYVMNRTLKWLKDFGGVDAIEKVNRSKAALLYSALDNSKVFVGTAAKEDRSIMNVPFVFNKDVVAADKADDLAKEFLEFAKARGLQQLKGHRSVGGFRASIYNAMPVEGVQALVDCLGDFEKKVLG, from the coding sequence ATGGCAAATAAAGTCTATAACTTTAGCGCAGGACCGTCGGTCTTGCCGGAACAGGCACTCAAGGAAGCATCTGCTGCATGCATCGACTTCGAAAACAGCGGCATCAGTATCCTCTCCATGAGTCACCGTTCAAAGCCGATTGAAAACATGTTCGCCCAGACGGAACAGTACCTCCGTGAATTGATGGGCATCCCGGAAGACTACGACATCGTGTTCCTCGGTGGTGGTTGCTCACTTTTGTTCTGCATGCTCCCGATGAACTTCCTCGACCAGAACGCAACGGCCGACTACGCTTTGACCGGCGTTTGGGCAAACAAGGCTTACAAGGAAGCAAAGCAGTTCGGTAACGCTCTCGCCGCTTGCGACACCAAGTCTGAAACTTACAGCCGCATCGACAAGAACTTGAAGCTCAGCGACAACGCCACGTACCTCCACGTGACCGCCAACAACACGATTTACGGTACGGAATGGCACAACTTCCCGAAGCCGAAGTCTGGCTTCCTCATGGCTGACGTGAGCTCCGACTTCCTCGCCCGTAAGATCAACGTGTCTGACTTCGGTGTCGTCTATGGCGGCGCTCAGAAGAACATCAGCTGCGCTGGCGTGACTGTCACGATCATCAAGAAGGGCCTTCTCGGCAAGGTGAACCGCACCATCCCGACCATGCTCAACTTCCAGACTCACATCGACGCTGCCAACATGTTCAACACTCCTCCGGTCTTTGCCGTGTACGTGATGAACCGCACCCTCAAGTGGCTCAAGGATTTCGGTGGCGTGGACGCTATCGAAAAGGTGAACCGCAGCAAGGCTGCTCTCCTCTACAGCGCACTCGACAACTCCAAGGTGTTCGTCGGTACGGCCGCTAAGGAAGACCGTTCTATCATGAACGTTCCGTTCGTGTTCAACAAGGACGTCGTTGCAGCTGACAAGGCTGACGATCTCGCCAAGGAATTCCTTGAATTCGCTAAGGCTCGTGGCCTCCAGCAGCTCAAGGGTCACCGTTCTGTCGGCGGCTTCCGCGCTTCCATCTACAACGCCATGCCGGTCGAAGGCGTGCAGGCACTCGTTGACTGCCTCGGCGACTTCGAAAAGAAAGTTCTTGGCTAA
- a CDS encoding GerW family sporulation protein codes for MAIEKLAETLLEKLRFITKAETVIGEPIQAGETTVVPVSRVSVGFGFGGHQNKGDTSASGGGASVDPVAFLVIKGDDVRIMPITKDSSLVSKIMDIVPDITNKFAKKPADN; via the coding sequence ATGGCTATTGAAAAACTTGCTGAAACTCTTTTGGAAAAGCTCCGCTTCATCACGAAGGCGGAAACTGTCATTGGTGAACCTATCCAGGCGGGCGAAACAACCGTCGTGCCTGTAAGCCGCGTGTCCGTGGGCTTTGGTTTTGGCGGTCACCAGAACAAGGGCGATACATCTGCATCTGGCGGTGGCGCTTCGGTCGATCCGGTCGCATTCCTTGTCATCAAGGGCGATGACGTACGCATCATGCCGATTACCAAGGATAGCTCGCTTGTCTCAAAGATTATGGATATCGTTCCTGATATTACGAATAAATTCGCAAAGAAGCCTGCTGACAATTAA